The sequence CTCGCCACCCCGAAGGCGCAGGGCCGCGTCCAGTGCGGCGTACGGACCCGCGGGGATCATCCAGCCCCGGTACCAGAGGGCTCCTGCCCCCTCCGGAACACGCGCGACGGCCCGCTCCGCGTCCCCGGCGAGCAGCGCGTCGTGGTCGATGAGCAGGGAGGCGCCCCCGACGGCACGCAACTGCCGGGCCTCAGCCGCGAAGTGGGCGTCGGCCCGGCGCTCGTTCAACGGGTCGTGGCAGTAGAGGACGGTGGTGGTCGCGGTTGTCGTAGCCATGCGCCCACCCTATGAACGGCTCCGTCGATCACCGTACGGATTTCAGCCCGCGCAGATCACGTCGTCGAGCCGGATGGGGTCGGAGTCGAGACGCACGTAGGCGGTGAAGGTGTCCGTGGCGCCCGAGGCCCAGTGGGTGGTCACGGTGGCCCAACCCACCGAGGCGGCCTTGGCGACGGTGACCGGGCCGATGGTGATCTCCTGCGGCTCCTCGTGGGAGCAGAGCAGGACGTCGACCTCCTCGCTGACCTGCTGTCTCTCCTTGAGGATCTGCGAGATCCGGTTCTCCCGGTCCTGCGCGGAGGGACCGTGGTCCCCGTAGAAGCCGCTGAGGAAGTCGCTGATCTGGGCAGCGGTGTGTCCCTTCCCCGCGACGGCGGCGGGCGCGGCGAGGGCGGGAACGGACGGCATGACCGGCAGCACGAGCAGGGTCAGCAGCAGGGCACCGAGACGGTACGGCTTGAGCATCATGTCCGGTCTTGTACCCGCCGGGCCGGTGGATCGGGAGGGCCGGGCCCGGATCTCACTCCTGCGGGGGTCGGGATTCACCGCAGAAACGACCCTCCGGCCGGTGCGCGGAAATCGGCTCGCGGACGGCCCGCACCCGTACATAGGGTCGATGCATGGGGAAGCCACTTGTCGCAGTGTTCAGCGGGGCCGGAATGTCCACCGAATCCGGAATTCCGGATTACCGGGGGCCCCAGGGCCTGTGGCGGCGGGAACCCGACGCCGAGAAGCTCGTGACCTACGAGTACTACATGGCCGATCCGGAGATCCGGCGCCGCTCCTGGCTGATGCGCGCCGAGCTCGGCGCGCTCGGAGCACGCCCGAACGCCGCGCACCTGGCCGTGGCGGAGCTGGAGCGCGGCGGCACCCCGGTACGGGTGATCACCCAGAACGTGGACGGGCTGCACCAGCTCGCCGGCATGCCCGACCGCAAGGTGTTCGAGCTGCACGGCAGCGCCCGGTCGGTGGTGTGCACGGGCTGCCACGCCCGGTCGGGGATGGACGAGGCGCTGGCCAGGGTGGCCGCCGGGGAGCCGGATCCCGCCTGCCTGGTGTGCGGCGGGATCCTCAAGTCGGCGACCGTGATGTTCGGCCAGCGGCTCGACCCCGAGGTGCTGGGGCAGGCGATCGCCGTGGCCAAGGGCTGCCAGGTCTTCATCGCCGTCGGGTCGACCCTGCAAGTGCAGCCCGCCGCGTCGCTCGCCGGGATGGCCGCGGAGGCCGGGGCCCGGCTGATCATCGTGAACGCGGAGGAGACCCCGTACGACCCGCTCGCCGACGAGATCGTCCGCGAGCCGATCGGCACGGCCCTGCCGGCTCTGCTGGCCCGGTTCGCCCCGTCCTGACCCACGCCCCGACGCGCCCGGCCACGCCCAGGCCCGATACCTGGCCCGATACCTGGCCCGGCGCCGGCCCGGCCGGCTAGCCCGCGTCCGCCGCCCGGCGCATCTCCCCCACGTCCAGCTTCTTCATCCGCATCATGGCGGCGGTGGCCCGGGCGGCGCGCCCGGGGTCCGGGTCGGCGATCAGGTCGATGGCGCCCGGCGGGATGACCTGCCAGGACACGCCGAACCTGTCCTTGACCCAGCCGCAGACTCCCTCTTCGCCGCCGCCACCGGTCAGCGCGTCCCAGTAGTAGTCCGCCTCCGCCTCGTCGGCGCAGCGGATCTGGAAGGAGATCGCCTCGGTGAAGGGGAACTGGGGGCCGCCGTTGAGGCCGATGAACCGCTGGCCGTTGATCTCGAACTCGACGACCATCACCGAGTCGGCCTCGCCGGGGCCCGCCTCCGTGTACCGGCCGATCCGGCCGATCTTGCCGTCCTTGAAGACGGACAGGTAGTAGTCGGCGGCCGCTTCCGCGTTGCCGTCGAACCACAGACACGTGGTGAATCCGTTGCCGCTCATCTCTGCCTCCGGGCCGGTGACGGGACGGTGGACACCGTCCCTCACCTACAGACCGGCCCCGGACCCGAAATTCATCGGTGGATCCGGGGCCGGTCCGCACGCAGCCGGTATTTCGCCCGTTCGGCCTACTTGGCGGGCTCCGCGCCCTGCGCGAGCATCCGCTCGACGACGCGCTCGGCGGCGTCGCCCTTGTCCAGGTCGCAGAACTCGGCGCGGAACGCCGCCCGCGCCTCGGCGTACTCCGCCCCGACCGTGTCCGCGTTGCGCACGGCCTCGATCAGGCTCGCCGAGTCCGCCAGCAGCGGTCCCGGCGCCTTCGCCTCCAGGTCGAAGTTGAAGCCGCGCAGCGTGTCGCGGTAGTGCGCCAGGTCGTACGTGAAGAGCAGGATCGGCCGGTCGGTGTGCGCGAAGTCGAACATCACGGAGGAGTAGTCCGAGATCAGCACGTCGGCGACCAGCAGCAGGTCGGTCGCGTCGGGCCAGCGCGACACGTCGACGACGAACCCGTCGCGGACGCCGTCACGGACCTGCTCCGTCACGTGGTGGTGGCCACGGATCAGCAGGACGTGGTCCTCGCCCAGCTCGCGACGGGCCTGCTCCAGATCGATCCGCAGGTCGAGCTTGTAGCCGCCCGTGAAGGACTCGTTGTTCTCCCGCCACGTGGGCATGTAGAGGACGACCTTCTTGCCCTCGGGCAGGCCGAGACGGCGACGGACCTCGGCGATCCGCTGCGCGTCGGGCCGTACCAGGGCGTCCGTACGCGGGCCGCCGGCCTCGATGACCTCGCCGTCGTAGCCGAGGGCGCGCTTGAGGAGGGGCGTGGCGTAGGAGCTCGGGGAGGCGAGCAGGGTCCACTGGGCGCTGTCGTGCGCCAGCCCCTCCAGGATCTCCGGGCTCGTGTAGTAGTCGTGCACGAAGTCGTGGCCGATCTGCTTGATCGGCGTACCGTGCCAGGTCTGGACGACGACCTGGCCCGCGCGGCGCTGGAAGCGGTGCGGCACGTTGTCGTTGGTCACGAAGTAGCGGGCGCGGGCGAGCACCTCCCACGACTCCACGCTGCCGTACTGCACGGCGCGGGCGGTCGCGGGGATCTCCGCCTGGCCGTCGCGGACCAGCCAGACGTGGTCGAGCTTCTCGCCGCGGCGCACCAGTTCCTCGTGGATGGCGCGGGGGGAGTCGCCGGCCCGCTGCCCGTGGAAGGTTTCGTAGACGACCATGTCCTTGACCGGCAGGGCG comes from Streptomyces virginiae and encodes:
- a CDS encoding SIR2 family NAD-dependent protein deacylase; the protein is MGKPLVAVFSGAGMSTESGIPDYRGPQGLWRREPDAEKLVTYEYYMADPEIRRRSWLMRAELGALGARPNAAHLAVAELERGGTPVRVITQNVDGLHQLAGMPDRKVFELHGSARSVVCTGCHARSGMDEALARVAAGEPDPACLVCGGILKSATVMFGQRLDPEVLGQAIAVAKGCQVFIAVGSTLQVQPAASLAGMAAEAGARLIIVNAEETPYDPLADEIVREPIGTALPALLARFAPS
- a CDS encoding VOC family protein, coding for MSGNGFTTCLWFDGNAEAAADYYLSVFKDGKIGRIGRYTEAGPGEADSVMVVEFEINGQRFIGLNGGPQFPFTEAISFQIRCADEAEADYYWDALTGGGGEEGVCGWVKDRFGVSWQVIPPGAIDLIADPDPGRAARATAAMMRMKKLDVGEMRRAADAG